TGTTCTACCCACTGCATAGTTAGTCTATATGGACATGCATATTTCTGGAATCAATTATGAAATATACATTATCTGTCTTTATCAAtgccctctctatctctctgtcggTAGATGTTCTGTTGTGTCATGATGATGAGTTGGAGGGGAGGCGTGTTGCCTTCATCCTCTACCTTGTCCCTCCATGGGAGAGCAGCGATGGAGGAACCCTGGATCTCTTCAGCACAGATGGTaagtattggtgtgtgtgtatattggcGTGAGTGAAAACAATTGTTTTAATTTATAATCTACTTTCTGCATAGATCACTTCCAGCCCCATAGTGTAGTGAAGTCTCTGGTGCCCAGCTGGAACACTCTGGTTCTCTTCGAGGTTTCACCTGTCTCCTTCCACCAGGTAGTTCTTCCTATACCACCGGGTAACAACCACACACTTCACACCTCTCACCTGTCCAGGTAGCAGTAGTGCAATCTACGgatggctgtctctctgtgtgtttgtccaggtTGCAGAGGTGTTGTCAGAGGATAAGTGTCGTCTCTCTCTGAGTGGCTGGTTTCATGGGCCGTCTTTGGAGCGACCCCCTCGTCACACCGAGACCCCCTTCCCAAGGAGCCCCCACCTTCCCAGagatgtaagtgtgtgtgtgttctgaaagAGTGAACTCACAGCCATAGAGCAAGGATGTGGTCAcaaggatgtgtgtgtgcattttacCTGAGTGTGTATTTTGTGTGTCTGTTCACAGGAGACACTGCTTCTAGAGTGGCTGAATCCACTGTATCTGGATGTTGACTACCAGTCACAGGTTCAGCAAGAGTTTGAGGACAGCTCTGAGATCCAGCTCAAGAATTTCCTCAAAGTAACACCATTActctacttcttcatttctccatctctctcctgctctctctctcctggttgACAGTGTCTCTCTCTACAGGAGGAGAAGTTTAAGGAGGTGAGTGAAGCACTGCGATCGACTGACGTCCAGTGGACCAAGCAAGGTCCTCCCAACAGGAGGTGAGCCTGTCGTAACttgtttgtgtgagtgagagagagatcccGAACGTGTTATGATGGCTGTAAATGTATATGATATGTGTAAATATTTTTGTGTATGTCCGTTGTGCAGATGTTTTGAAGTGGCTTCGTTAGAGTCCTTTCCCCAGTGTGTGAGTGCATGCTGGGAGCTGTTGTGCTCGGAGGCATTCTTCCTGCTTCTGTCCAACTTCACTGGCCTGAGACTGCACTACCTCAGCCCTAGTGACGAAGacaaggaggaagagaaggaccAAGAAGATGAGGAAGACAGAGAAGCCACAGGGTCATCTGTGTACACACCATCAACTAATAAGAATAACAAAGGTGTGTTGCTTGTTtgtgtatgtacactaccggtcaaaagtttaatggtttttctttattttgactattttctacattgtagaataatagttttgacatcttcactatgaaataacacatatggaatcatgtattaaccaaaaaagtgttaaacaaatcaaaatatattttatatttgagattcttcaaatagccaccctctgccttgatgacagctttgcacacacttggcattctgtcaaccagcttcacctggaatgcttttccaacagtcttgaaggagttcccacataggctgagcacttgttggctgcttttccttcattctgcggtccaacttatcccaaaccatctcaattgggttgaagtcgggggattgtggaggccacgtcatctgatgcagcactccatcactccttcttggtaaaatagcccttacacagcctggaggtgtgttgggtcattgtcctgttgaaaaaaaatgatagtcccactaagcccaaaccagatgggatggcgtatcgctgcggaatcctgtggcagccatgctggttgagtgtgctttaaattctaaataaatcacacagtgtcaccagcaaagcaatcccacaccataacacctcctcctccatgcttcacggtgggaaccacacatgcggagatcatacgttcacctactctgcgtctcacaaaacacggcagttggaaccaaaaatctctaatttggactccgGACCAatggacaaatttccaccggtctaatgtccattgctcgtgtttcttggcccaagcaagtctcttcttcttattgatcaaatcaaatttatttatatagcccttcttacatcagctgatatatcaaagtgctgtacagaaacccagcctaaaaccccaaacagcaagcaatgcaggtgtagaagcacagtggctagggaaaaactccctagaaaggccaaaacctaggaagaaacctagagaggaaccaggctatgaggggtggccagtcctcttctggctgtgccgggtggagattataacagaacatggcgaagatgttcaaatgttcataaatgaccagcatggtcaagtaatagtaatcacagtgaacaggtcagggttccatagccgcaggcagaacagttgaaactggagcagcagcagcaccaggtGGActtggggagagggggagagagagagagagagagagacttaaattcacacaggacaccggataagacaggagaaatactccagctataacagactgaccctagccccccgacacataaatactggaggctgagacaggaggggtcaggagacactgtggccccatctgatgatacccccagacagggccaaacaggcaggatataaccccacccactttgccaaagcacagcccccacaccactagagggatatcttcaaccgcCAACTTACAATCCTGAGacgaggccgagtatagcccacaaagatctccgccatggcacaacccaaggggggcgccaacccagacagaccatgtcagtgactcaagtgacgcacccctcctagcgACGGCATGGAAAAGCAACAgttagccagtgactcagcccctgtaatagggttagaggcagagaatcatagtggagagaggggaaccggccaggcagagacagtcctttaatagtggtttctttgcagcaattcgaccatggaggcctgattcacacagtctcctctgaacagttgatgttgagatgtgtctgttacttgaactctgtgaagcatttatttgggctgcaatttctgaggctggtaactctaatgatcttgtcctctgcagcagaggtaactctgggccttccattcctgtggcggtcctcatgagagccagtttcatcatagcgcttgatggtttttgcgactgcacttgaagaaacgttcaaagttcttgaaattttcctgatggactgaccttcatgtcttaaagtaatgatggactgtcgtttctcttttcttatttgagctgttcttggcataatacggacttggtattttaccaaatagggctatcttctgtatacccccctaccttgtcacaacacaactgattggctcgaacatattaagaaggaaagaaattccgcaaagtaacttttaagaaggcacacctgttaattgaaatgcattccaggtgattaccccatgaaactggttgagagaataccaagagtgtacaaagctgtcatcaaggcaaagggtggctaagaaggcacacctgttaattgaaatgcattccaggtgattaccccatgaaactggttgagagaataccaagagtgtacaaagctgtcatcaaggcaaagggtggctatttgaagaatctcaaatataagagatatttagatttgtttaacactttttttggttaccacatgattccatatgtgttatttcatagttttgatgtcttcactattattctacaatgtagaaaatagtacaaataaagaaaaacccttgaatgagtaggtgttctaaaacttttgaccggtagtgtgtgtgtgtgtgtgtgtgtgtgttgaacccTGTGTGTATCCtcatatgtgtgtttgtgagcctTGACCTTTCTGTACCTCCTCAGGACTGAATATGTCTTTGTAAGTATGTGTTGACCCCTCTGTGTGTATCCTCAAGAGCCGAGCACACCGGTGTGTGTTGGACAACTGCGTCGCTGGGCTCACGGGGACTACACACTACTGCACGATGGAGACGCATCGAGAGCAGAGTACGCCCTTGACCTACTGCTGCCCCTGAGCTGTCCtggtcagtcacacacacgctTAATCACACTCACACGCTTAATCAGACCCTCATGCctaatcacacagacacacaatgtagGTTAGAATCATAGTTTGGGAACTATTTTAAAAATTGTAAGTGTGAATGTTATCATACACAATATCAAATCCAAAGTGTGATAACTGTCTTTTTATTTTTCAGACTGGCAGACCGAGTTTGGGGGCTTCACCTCTTATGTTGCTaatgaagaggatgaggaggtgaGTGATGTCACTGTTCAAATGGCAACTGATCAACTAGATTCCTGTGATTGTCATGGTTGTCATTTCTCATCGGTGTCCTCCTGTCCGCAGCTCCTGATGGTGTATCCAGAGGAGAACTCCCTGGCTCTTGTCTACAGGGACAAAGAGACTCTCAAATTTGTCAAACATATCAATCACAGAAGCTCCACCCTACCTATTGGTGATTATTGTAGGAGAGCAGTTTATGACTTCTCCTTTGTGTATTAT
This region of Salmo trutta chromosome 29, fSalTru1.1, whole genome shotgun sequence genomic DNA includes:
- the LOC115167213 gene encoding prolyl 3-hydroxylase OGFOD1-like codes for the protein MNFKRQRDGGEKGKKRKKREERAELSPLLEDEDVKRAVKEAWLQRAQYSHGGLELDCHPFPHCIIRNFIQSDSFTENLQRELLDLNFHEKSNDLYKFNQSDDLKKRKEPHITGLRAALFGLFRSWLGEVLGVELEPTVDISCAKYQYTDVLLCHDDELEGRRVAFILYLVPPWESSDGGTLDLFSTDDHFQPHSVVKSLVPSWNTLVLFEVSPVSFHQVAEVLSEDKCRLSLSGWFHGPSLERPPRHTETPFPRSPHLPRDETLLLEWLNPLYLDVDYQSQVQQEFEDSSEIQLKNFLKEEKFKEVSEALRSTDVQWTKQGPPNRRCFEVASLESFPQCVSACWELLCSEAFFLLLSNFTGLRLHYLSPSDEDKEEEKDQEDEEDREATGSSVYTPSTNKNNKEPSTPVCVGQLRRWAHGDYTLLHDGDASRAEYALDLLLPLSCPDWQTEFGGFTSYVANEEDEELLMVYPEENSLALVYRDKETLKFVKHINHRSSTLPIGDYCRRAVYDFSFVYYE